One genomic window of Pigmentiphaga litoralis includes the following:
- a CDS encoding YbhB/YbcL family Raf kinase inhibitor-like protein codes for MKIWSNSFADGQPIPPRYAFGKIDPKTQVTLSDNLNPQLGWSDVPLGTQSFVLLCHDYDVPSVGDTVNQSGVEVPADLPRVDFFHWVLVDLPADLRDIDEAAFSSGVTPRGKSPATPFDARQGINDYTIWFSADHDMNGDYYGYDGPCPPWNDALVHHYVFTLYALDIPVLPVEGNFTGADVRRAIEKHVIDQAAITGTYTLNPALAPKQIAADD; via the coding sequence ATGAAGATCTGGAGCAACTCATTCGCGGACGGACAGCCGATCCCCCCACGTTATGCGTTCGGGAAGATCGATCCCAAGACTCAGGTGACGCTGTCGGACAACCTGAACCCGCAGCTGGGATGGAGCGACGTGCCCCTGGGCACGCAGTCTTTTGTGCTGCTTTGCCACGACTACGACGTGCCCAGCGTGGGCGACACCGTCAACCAGTCGGGCGTCGAAGTGCCGGCCGACCTGCCGCGCGTCGACTTCTTCCACTGGGTGCTGGTGGACCTGCCGGCCGACCTGCGCGACATCGACGAAGCCGCGTTCAGCAGCGGCGTGACCCCTCGCGGCAAGAGCCCGGCCACGCCCTTTGACGCGCGCCAGGGCATCAACGATTACACCATCTGGTTTTCGGCCGATCACGACATGAACGGCGACTACTACGGCTACGACGGCCCGTGCCCTCCGTGGAACGACGCGCTGGTGCACCACTATGTGTTCACGCTGTACGCGCTGGACATTCCGGTATTGCCGGTCGAAGGCAATTTTACGGGGGCCGATGTCCGCCGGGCGATCGAGAAGCACGTGATCGACCAGGCAGCCATCACCGGCACCTACACCCTGAACCCGGCCCTCGCGCCAAAGCAGATCGCAGCAGATGACTGA
- a CDS encoding histidine phosphatase family protein produces MTELWLIRHGVTEWNRAHRVQGMLNIALDEEGHRQAEQLAAHFREVSPQAHASYTSDLDRAHDTARPGTAQLGLPLGIEPGLRERKYGVFEGLSFPELAERFPEAADAVHHRRPDYDMMGGESLRQFQQRVVSTLTRIAAQHPDQRVLVFTHSGVIDMAYRYAMGIPVEAERRRSVPNASINRLEIDGEHWRVLGWGDVSHLAGAPAEIHPA; encoded by the coding sequence ATGACTGAACTCTGGCTCATACGCCACGGCGTGACCGAATGGAATCGCGCGCATCGTGTGCAAGGCATGCTGAATATCGCCCTGGACGAAGAAGGCCATCGTCAGGCGGAGCAGCTGGCGGCGCACTTTCGCGAGGTCTCGCCGCAGGCGCATGCCAGCTACACCAGTGATCTCGACCGCGCCCATGACACGGCGCGGCCCGGCACGGCGCAGCTCGGATTGCCACTGGGCATCGAGCCCGGCCTGCGCGAGCGCAAATACGGGGTGTTCGAAGGGCTGAGCTTTCCGGAGCTGGCCGAACGTTTTCCTGAAGCGGCCGATGCCGTGCATCACCGACGTCCGGACTACGACATGATGGGCGGCGAATCGCTGCGGCAGTTCCAGCAGCGCGTCGTGAGCACGCTGACGCGAATCGCCGCGCAGCATCCCGATCAGCGGGTGCTGGTGTTCACGCACAGCGGTGTGATCGACATGGCCTACCGGTACGCGATGGGCATTCCGGTCGAAGCGGAGCGGCGCCGGTCGGTGCCCAACGCCAGCATCAACCGTCTGGAAATCGACGGGGAACACTGGCGCGTGCTGGGTTGGGGCGACGTGTCGCACCTGGCAGGCGCGCCGGCGGAGATCCACCCGGCTTGA
- a CDS encoding tripartite tricarboxylate transporter substrate binding protein yields the protein MFARLTSLPRLTALGALAVSFAAAAPATAQQAAWPARMPIRLVVTYAPGGGADTMARLIAPKVGQILGQTVVVENRPGGSGQIAAANVARSAPDGYTFMVDAASFSTNPSLFKKLPYDTARDFTPVSVLARFPNMLVVTPTLPQKNVQELIQAIRSKPESLAYASSGNGSAQHLAGALFAQRLKLELLHVPYKGGGPAMTDVMAGQVPIFFANTASGLQHVKSGKLRALAVTGATRVGALPQVPTLLESGVTDYEVYEWNPVLAPAGTPADIVAKMSDAIAQTLRSPEVTKQIEELGGRVDAMSPEQAKTFITAEMQRWDGVIKAAKIQLD from the coding sequence ATGTTTGCCCGTCTGACCTCCCTTCCCCGCCTGACCGCGCTCGGCGCGCTGGCCGTATCGTTTGCCGCGGCCGCGCCCGCGACCGCGCAACAGGCCGCGTGGCCGGCACGCATGCCGATCCGCCTGGTCGTGACCTATGCCCCCGGTGGCGGCGCGGACACCATGGCCCGCCTGATCGCGCCCAAGGTGGGCCAGATCCTGGGCCAGACCGTGGTGGTGGAGAACCGCCCGGGCGGCAGCGGCCAGATCGCCGCCGCGAACGTGGCCCGCAGCGCGCCCGATGGCTATACCTTCATGGTCGATGCCGCGTCGTTCTCGACCAACCCGTCGCTGTTCAAGAAGCTGCCGTACGACACCGCGCGCGATTTCACGCCCGTGTCGGTACTGGCCCGCTTTCCGAACATGCTGGTGGTGACGCCGACCCTGCCGCAAAAGAACGTGCAGGAATTGATCCAGGCGATCCGCAGCAAGCCCGAATCGCTGGCCTATGCATCGTCGGGCAACGGGTCGGCGCAGCATCTGGCCGGCGCGCTGTTCGCGCAGCGGCTGAAGCTTGAACTGCTGCATGTGCCGTACAAGGGCGGTGGCCCGGCCATGACCGACGTGATGGCCGGCCAGGTGCCGATCTTTTTTGCGAACACGGCATCGGGCCTGCAGCATGTGAAGTCGGGCAAGCTGCGCGCGCTGGCGGTGACGGGCGCGACCCGGGTCGGCGCGCTGCCGCAGGTGCCGACGCTGCTTGAATCGGGCGTGACGGACTACGAAGTGTATGAATGGAACCCGGTGCTGGCCCCGGCCGGCACGCCGGCCGATATCGTGGCCAAGATGTCGGACGCGATTGCGCAGACGCTGCGGTCGCCGGAAGTGACCAAGCAGATCGAAGAATTGGGCGGGCGGGTGGATGCCATGTCGCCGGAACAGGCCAAGACGTTCATCACGGCGGAAATGCAGCGCTGGGATGGCGTGATCAAGGCGGCCAAGATCCAGCTGGACTGA
- a CDS encoding GntR family transcriptional regulator: MPASSPASDKYTQSQPLWARIALALRGRVLAGEWKAGEAIPAESALSEFYGVALGTMRGAIQSLVEDGLLERIHGRGTFVRGGLTGATMLRFFRFGSAEGDVPASRIKSVKAVKAPALAARELLLAADEQAICIERQRCWGGKVQLLETLWVPHGPFKALLDLDKKDFSPLMYPMYAERLGITVNRAVDELSFDRLSAAQARTLDLPVGHPALRVERVAFDLAGRRIEFRVTVGNADHFRYRAEIR; this comes from the coding sequence ATGCCCGCATCCTCCCCCGCTTCAGACAAGTACACGCAGTCGCAGCCCTTGTGGGCGCGCATCGCGCTGGCCCTGCGCGGCCGCGTGCTGGCGGGTGAATGGAAAGCGGGCGAGGCCATCCCGGCCGAAAGCGCGCTGAGCGAGTTCTACGGTGTGGCGCTGGGCACCATGCGCGGCGCGATCCAGTCGCTGGTCGAAGACGGCCTGCTGGAACGCATCCACGGCCGCGGCACGTTCGTGCGCGGCGGGTTGACGGGCGCGACCATGCTGCGCTTTTTCCGCTTCGGGTCGGCGGAAGGCGATGTGCCGGCGTCGCGCATCAAGAGCGTCAAGGCAGTCAAGGCGCCCGCGCTGGCTGCGCGTGAGTTGCTGCTGGCCGCCGACGAGCAGGCGATCTGCATCGAACGTCAGCGCTGCTGGGGCGGCAAGGTGCAGTTGCTGGAAACGCTATGGGTGCCGCATGGCCCGTTCAAGGCGCTGCTGGATCTCGACAAGAAGGATTTTTCGCCGCTGATGTATCCGATGTATGCCGAACGCCTGGGCATCACGGTGAACCGAGCGGTGGATGAGCTGAGCTTCGACCGGCTGTCGGCCGCGCAGGCCCGCACGCTGGACCTGCCGGTGGGCCACCCCGCGCTGCGTGTGGAACGCGTGGCATTCGACCTGGCCGGCCGGCGCATTGAATTTCGCGTCACCGTCGGGAACGCCGACCACTTCCGTTATCGGGCCGAAATCCGCTAA
- a CDS encoding amidohydrolase family protein → MAVVKSSVSSPSIDTHFHVFPADADAVPGARYRPAYAATHEQWEALAQPCGVRAGVLVQPSFLGADNRALLDVLARAPHMRGVVQLRPDTSADEVASLHAAGVRGVRWNMAGRVNDEAWSHPHWPALLAQVASLGWHLEVHGDVGGMPAALARLPDLASTGIRLVLDHFGKPDPARGSTCATFTAAMSLADHHPVYVKCSAAYRLQGQDPAALLRRWASLLGTDRLLWGSDWPCTNFEPDADYEALHALPSAWAEELGEDVPWDANARKVFYDGEAG, encoded by the coding sequence ATGGCAGTTGTCAAATCTTCGGTGTCGTCGCCTTCCATCGACACCCATTTCCACGTGTTTCCCGCCGATGCCGACGCCGTGCCCGGCGCGCGCTATCGTCCGGCCTACGCCGCCACCCATGAGCAATGGGAAGCCCTAGCTCAGCCCTGTGGCGTGCGCGCCGGCGTGCTGGTGCAACCCAGCTTTCTGGGCGCCGACAATCGCGCGCTGCTTGACGTGCTGGCCCGCGCCCCACACATGCGCGGCGTCGTGCAACTGCGGCCCGACACTTCGGCGGACGAGGTCGCGTCATTGCATGCGGCGGGTGTCCGCGGCGTGCGCTGGAACATGGCCGGCCGCGTCAACGACGAAGCATGGTCGCACCCACACTGGCCCGCCTTGCTGGCGCAGGTGGCGTCGTTGGGCTGGCACCTGGAAGTGCATGGCGATGTCGGGGGCATGCCCGCCGCGCTGGCCCGCCTGCCCGACCTGGCCTCGACCGGCATCCGGCTCGTGCTCGACCACTTTGGCAAGCCCGACCCCGCTCGCGGCAGCACCTGCGCCACCTTCACCGCCGCCATGTCCCTGGCCGACCACCACCCCGTGTACGTGAAGTGCAGCGCCGCCTACCGCCTGCAAGGCCAGGACCCCGCCGCGCTGCTGCGCCGCTGGGCAAGCCTGCTAGGCACCGACCGCCTGCTGTGGGGATCCGACTGGCCTTGCACGAACTTCGAGCCGGACGCTGACTACGAAGCGCTGCACGCGCTGCCGTCCGCCTGGGCGGAGGAACTTGGCGAAGACGTGCCGTGGGATGCCAACGCGCGGAAGGTGTTTTATGACGGCGAGGCGGGGTAA
- the glyA gene encoding serine hydroxymethyltransferase — protein MFDRKVTIAQIDPALWAAIEQENERQEQHIELIASENYASPAVMQAQGTQLTNKYAEGYPGKRYYGGCEFVDIVEQLAIDRVKKIFGAEAANVQPNSGSQANQGVYMAVLKPGDTVLGMSLAEGGHLTHGSPVNASGKLYNFISYGLNAEEEIDYEQVERLAQEHKPKLIVAGASAYSLKIDFARFAEIAKACGALFMVDIAHYAGLVAGGVYPNPVPHADFVTSTTHKSLRGPRGGLILCKAQHEKIINSAIFPGIQGGPLEHVIAAKAVAFQEALDPSFQDYAAQVVKNARVLADTLVERGLRIVSGRTESHVMLVDLRSKGINGKEAEAALGRAHITCNKNAIPNDPEKPFVTSGIRLGTPAMTTRGFKEAEAELTAHLIADVLDNPNDEAVIASVRERVNALTAQFPVYG, from the coding sequence ATGTTCGACCGTAAAGTCACCATCGCCCAGATCGACCCCGCCTTGTGGGCCGCCATCGAGCAGGAAAACGAACGCCAGGAACAGCATATCGAGCTGATCGCGTCCGAAAACTACGCCAGCCCGGCTGTCATGCAGGCGCAGGGCACCCAGCTCACCAACAAGTACGCCGAAGGCTACCCAGGCAAGCGCTATTACGGCGGTTGCGAGTTCGTCGACATCGTCGAGCAGCTGGCCATCGATCGCGTCAAGAAAATCTTCGGCGCCGAAGCCGCCAACGTCCAGCCGAATTCGGGTTCGCAGGCCAACCAGGGCGTGTACATGGCCGTCCTGAAGCCGGGCGACACCGTGCTGGGCATGAGCCTGGCCGAAGGCGGTCACCTGACGCACGGCTCGCCGGTGAATGCTTCGGGCAAGTTGTACAACTTCATCTCCTACGGCCTGAATGCCGAAGAAGAAATCGACTACGAACAGGTCGAACGCCTGGCGCAGGAACACAAGCCCAAGCTGATCGTGGCCGGTGCCTCCGCCTACTCGCTCAAGATCGACTTTGCCCGCTTCGCCGAGATCGCCAAGGCGTGCGGCGCGCTGTTCATGGTTGACATCGCCCACTACGCAGGCCTGGTGGCGGGCGGCGTGTACCCGAACCCGGTGCCCCATGCGGACTTCGTCACGTCGACCACGCACAAGTCGCTGCGTGGTCCGCGCGGTGGCCTGATCCTGTGCAAGGCGCAGCACGAAAAGATCATCAACTCGGCGATCTTCCCGGGCATCCAGGGCGGTCCGCTGGAACACGTCATTGCCGCCAAGGCCGTGGCGTTCCAGGAAGCGCTGGACCCTTCGTTCCAGGACTACGCCGCGCAGGTCGTGAAGAACGCCCGCGTGCTGGCGGATACCCTGGTCGAACGCGGTCTGCGTATCGTGTCGGGCCGTACCGAAAGCCACGTCATGCTGGTGGATCTGCGTTCCAAGGGCATCAACGGCAAGGAAGCCGAAGCTGCGCTGGGCCGCGCGCACATCACGTGCAACAAGAACGCGATCCCGAACGATCCTGAAAAGCCTTTCGTGACCAGCGGCATTCGCCTCGGTACGCCGGCCATGACCACCCGCGGCTTCAAGGAAGCCGAGGCGGAACTGACTGCGCACCTGATTGCCGACGTGCTCGACAATCCGAACGACGAAGCCGTGATCGCGTCCGTGCGCGAACGCGTCAATGCCCTGACCGCGCAGTTCCCGGTCTACGGCTGA
- the ribD gene encoding bifunctional diaminohydroxyphosphoribosylaminopyrimidine deaminase/5-amino-6-(5-phosphoribosylamino)uracil reductase RibD has protein sequence MHDPSDDLMWMRRALSLAEGVLYTTTPNPRVGCVIVQGGRLIGEGATQPVGGPHAEVMALRDAQARGESVAGATVYVTLEPCSHYGRTPPCVDALVAAAPARVVIAMGDPNPQVNGQGLARLRAAGIAVTAGVLLDDALALNIGFIARMHRGTPWMWLKMASSLDGRSALPNGVSQWITGPDARADGHHWRARSCAVLTGIGTVLADDPQMNVRAVSTPRQPRKILLDSRFEVPLDARLLDGAPTWIFTAREDAAKAAVLADRGIVVTCLPDAAGKVDLTAMMQWLGRHEINEVHAEAGEKLNGSLLRTGCVDELLLYLAPMLLGEGAAMAKLPVLTQLDQAQRYRYTDVRQLGDDLRVRAQVEARWQSLRKAVEVAA, from the coding sequence ATGCACGACCCGTCCGACGACCTGATGTGGATGCGGCGCGCGCTGTCGCTGGCCGAAGGCGTGCTCTACACCACCACCCCCAATCCCCGTGTCGGCTGCGTGATCGTGCAGGGCGGCCGGCTGATCGGCGAAGGCGCTACGCAACCCGTGGGCGGCCCGCATGCCGAAGTCATGGCCTTGCGCGATGCGCAGGCACGCGGTGAATCCGTGGCAGGCGCGACCGTCTACGTGACGCTGGAACCCTGCAGCCATTACGGCCGCACGCCACCGTGCGTGGACGCGCTGGTCGCAGCCGCGCCCGCGCGGGTGGTCATCGCGATGGGCGACCCCAATCCGCAGGTGAATGGCCAGGGCCTGGCCCGCTTGCGCGCGGCGGGTATCGCGGTCACGGCGGGTGTCCTGCTGGACGACGCGCTGGCGTTGAACATCGGCTTCATCGCCCGCATGCATCGTGGCACGCCGTGGATGTGGCTCAAGATGGCGTCGTCATTGGACGGGCGCAGCGCGCTGCCCAATGGCGTGTCGCAATGGATTACTGGGCCCGATGCGCGGGCCGACGGCCACCATTGGCGCGCGCGCAGTTGCGCGGTATTGACCGGCATCGGCACCGTGCTGGCCGACGATCCGCAAATGAACGTGCGAGCCGTCAGCACGCCGCGCCAGCCGCGCAAGATCCTGCTCGACTCGCGCTTTGAAGTGCCGCTGGACGCCAGGCTGCTGGACGGCGCGCCGACATGGATTTTTACGGCACGCGAGGACGCGGCCAAGGCCGCCGTGCTGGCCGACCGGGGCATCGTCGTGACCTGCCTGCCCGACGCGGCCGGCAAGGTGGATCTGACGGCCATGATGCAGTGGCTCGGCCGCCACGAGATCAACGAAGTGCATGCCGAAGCCGGCGAAAAATTGAATGGTTCGTTGCTGCGCACCGGTTGCGTTGACGAACTGTTGTTGTACCTGGCGCCAATGCTGCTGGGCGAAGGCGCCGCGATGGCCAAGCTGCCGGTGCTGACGCAGCTGGACCAGGCGCAGCGTTATCGCTACACGGACGTGCGGCAGTTGGGCGATGATCTGCGTGTGCGCGCGCAGGTTGAAGCGCGCTGGCAGTCGCTGCGCAAGGCAGTCGAAGTCGCGGCGTGA
- a CDS encoding riboflavin synthase — protein sequence MFTGIVAAVGRVTRVASQGGDIEGGVRLDIASGGLDLTDVQLGDSIAIQGACMTVVEFDNDHFVVDVSRESLNRTVGLDAEGDVNLEKAMRLGDRLGGHMVSGHVDGLGTVMKFEPVGESHELVVRVPADLARFLAYKGSITINGVSLTVNSVRDHQAGCDVSINLIPHTIEVTTLKHLRVGRKVNVEIDMIARYVERMATAPAAGNAEPAQH from the coding sequence ATGTTCACAGGCATCGTTGCAGCAGTCGGACGCGTGACGCGCGTGGCGTCGCAGGGTGGCGACATCGAAGGCGGCGTGCGGCTGGATATCGCGTCAGGCGGCCTTGATCTGACCGACGTGCAATTGGGCGACTCGATCGCGATCCAGGGCGCCTGCATGACGGTCGTTGAATTCGACAACGATCACTTCGTCGTGGACGTGTCGCGCGAAAGCCTGAACCGCACGGTGGGGCTGGACGCCGAAGGCGACGTCAATCTGGAAAAGGCCATGCGGCTGGGCGACCGGCTGGGCGGGCACATGGTGTCGGGCCACGTCGATGGCCTGGGCACCGTCATGAAGTTCGAACCGGTTGGCGAATCGCATGAACTGGTAGTGCGCGTGCCCGCCGATCTGGCGCGCTTCCTGGCCTACAAGGGATCGATCACCATCAACGGCGTGAGCCTGACCGTGAACAGCGTGCGCGATCACCAGGCCGGCTGCGACGTGTCGATCAACCTGATCCCGCACACGATCGAGGTGACCACGCTCAAGCACCTCCGCGTCGGCCGCAAGGTCAATGTCGAAATCGACATGATCGCGCGATATGTGGAGCGCATGGCCACGGCGCCCGCAGCGGGGAATGCCGAGCCTGCTCAACATTGA
- a CDS encoding LysR family transcriptional regulator codes for MDTLGNLRAFLATVKLGNFSEAARELSVVPSVVAKRINHLEWTLGVTLFQRSTRKVTLTEAGHRFLPKASALLAQFDGIVRSFEQEAGAVEGHVRLKAPTSVTVLYLADMLARFKKAYPAITLDVMLVDRSVNPIEENYDIAIGGRAGAYDGVTDEPLCRLRQVLCASPDYLAAAGLTAKGMPTHPRDLLDHPCLVFSPTGNTWRFEGTRGPVSVDVPVALSSNDNHMLYSAACAGTGIAILPSYVARQAVLTGLLVELLEDFALQSTWLKAQVPTRKTGLRRVQVLLDWLRNELGPVPPWES; via the coding sequence ATGGACACGTTGGGCAACCTCAGGGCGTTTCTTGCCACCGTCAAACTCGGCAACTTTTCGGAAGCGGCGCGTGAGCTGAGTGTGGTGCCGTCGGTCGTTGCAAAGCGCATCAATCACCTGGAATGGACGCTGGGCGTCACGCTGTTCCAGCGATCGACCCGCAAGGTGACACTGACCGAGGCCGGCCACCGCTTCCTGCCCAAGGCCAGTGCGTTGCTTGCGCAGTTCGATGGCATCGTGCGCAGCTTCGAGCAGGAAGCCGGCGCGGTCGAAGGGCATGTGCGGCTGAAGGCGCCCACGTCGGTCACAGTGCTGTACCTGGCCGACATGCTGGCGCGATTCAAGAAGGCGTATCCGGCGATCACGCTCGACGTGATGCTGGTGGACCGGTCCGTCAATCCGATCGAAGAAAACTACGACATCGCCATTGGTGGCCGCGCGGGCGCGTACGACGGCGTGACCGATGAACCCCTGTGCCGGTTGCGGCAGGTGCTGTGCGCGTCGCCGGATTACCTTGCCGCGGCCGGCCTGACCGCGAAGGGCATGCCTACGCACCCGCGCGATCTGCTCGACCACCCCTGCCTGGTCTTCAGTCCGACCGGCAACACGTGGCGCTTCGAAGGCACGCGCGGCCCGGTCAGCGTGGACGTACCGGTGGCATTGTCATCGAACGACAATCACATGCTGTACTCGGCCGCCTGCGCCGGCACAGGCATCGCCATCCTGCCGTCCTATGTGGCGCGGCAGGCGGTGCTGACCGGCCTGCTGGTGGAATTGCTGGAAGATTTTGCGCTGCAGTCCACTTGGCTCAAGGCGCAGGTGCCGACCCGCAAGACGGGCTTGCGGCGGGTGCAGGTGCTGCTGGACTGGCTCAGGAACGAGCTGGGACCGGTGCCGCCCTGGGAATCCTAG
- a CDS encoding FAD-dependent oxidoreductase: MSTSPTRREIDEPARKTPLFGDYDVVVLGGGPAGMTAAASAARAGQRTLLIEHYGFLGGMGTAAGVTNFCGLHANVFGDIQQVVHGDADTLLSRMRALGGLSEPHVMFQGKIAAQAYDNAAFKVAADQLVQESGAAVLFHARAVGVIMRSPSEIDALLIETKSGRLAVTARTYIDCSGDGDMAALAGAPFEKGEGGHDMLYPSTMFRVNGVDPVRAGDAWNHFGRWMDEAIAKGRVFPRKTPIIRPQKNPMEWRANVTQLAMPDGSAVDCTNAEQLSWAEMEGRRQIVDFFEFLRSTAPGFENAYILEIAPQVGVRETRRIVGGYQLTEDDVLQCVGFDDSIGVNGWPIEAHVAGDVVFKFPDIPKVRGYNQLPYRMIVPQVVDNLLVAGRCASMTHMGQSAARVSGACFVMGQAAGTAAAQAHSQGVRVRDIDVAVLQRTLQQDGAFLG; encoded by the coding sequence ATGTCCACATCCCCCACCCGCCGCGAGATCGACGAGCCCGCCCGCAAGACCCCTTTGTTCGGTGACTACGACGTGGTGGTGCTGGGCGGCGGTCCGGCCGGCATGACCGCCGCTGCGTCGGCGGCACGCGCCGGCCAACGCACCTTGCTGATCGAGCACTACGGCTTCCTGGGTGGCATGGGCACCGCCGCGGGCGTCACCAACTTCTGCGGCTTGCACGCCAACGTGTTCGGCGATATCCAGCAGGTCGTGCATGGCGACGCCGACACGCTGCTGTCGCGCATGCGGGCACTGGGCGGGCTGAGCGAACCGCACGTCATGTTCCAGGGCAAGATCGCCGCGCAGGCCTACGACAACGCCGCCTTCAAGGTTGCGGCCGATCAGCTGGTGCAGGAAAGCGGCGCGGCCGTCCTGTTCCATGCGCGAGCCGTGGGAGTGATCATGCGATCACCCAGCGAGATTGACGCGCTGCTGATCGAGACCAAGTCGGGCCGCCTGGCCGTCACCGCGCGTACCTACATCGACTGCTCGGGCGACGGCGACATGGCGGCCCTGGCCGGCGCACCCTTCGAAAAAGGCGAGGGCGGCCACGACATGTTGTATCCCTCAACCATGTTCCGGGTGAACGGCGTGGACCCCGTGCGTGCTGGCGACGCCTGGAATCACTTTGGCCGATGGATGGATGAAGCGATCGCCAAGGGCCGCGTGTTTCCCCGCAAGACGCCCATCATCCGGCCGCAAAAGAATCCGATGGAATGGCGCGCGAACGTCACGCAGCTGGCCATGCCGGATGGGTCCGCCGTCGACTGCACGAATGCGGAACAACTGAGCTGGGCCGAGATGGAAGGCCGCCGGCAGATCGTCGATTTCTTTGAATTCCTGCGCAGCACGGCGCCCGGTTTCGAAAACGCCTACATCCTTGAAATTGCGCCGCAGGTGGGCGTGCGCGAAACCCGCCGCATTGTTGGCGGCTACCAGCTGACCGAAGACGATGTGCTGCAGTGCGTGGGTTTCGACGACAGCATCGGCGTCAATGGCTGGCCGATCGAAGCGCATGTGGCCGGTGACGTTGTCTTCAAGTTTCCCGACATACCGAAAGTGCGCGGCTACAACCAATTGCCCTACCGCATGATCGTGCCGCAGGTCGTCGACAACCTGCTGGTCGCGGGCCGCTGCGCTTCGATGACCCACATGGGGCAGTCCGCCGCGCGGGTGTCCGGCGCGTGTTTCGTGATGGGCCAGGCGGCTGGCACGGCGGCCGCGCAGGCACACAGCCAAGGTGTGCGCGTGCGCGATATCGACGTGGCGGTCTTGCAGCGCACCTTGCAGCAGGACGGTGCGTTCCTGGGCTGA
- a CDS encoding Bug family tripartite tricarboxylate transporter substrate binding protein — translation MNMFVRLAALALTVALTPSAHAEDWPARPITLITPFAPASTPDTLARVLAEGLGKRLGKAVVVKNEGGGAGMIGTNTVAKAAPDGYTIGVSVPGPLVNNRMLYKSMPYDPVRDLLPISVAVNQTSLLVVRNGLTARNLSELVAELKRQPGKYNYASIGNGSLSHLTMELLAARSGTRIVHVPYPGSSQAVMAMISSDVDMAVLPALAVLPQVKAGKLRVIGASTAKRSALLPDIPTLSEQGMSDIDAGAWMGIVAPAGLPAPIARRLHDEIVAVLNDPATRTLLGQQMMDVVASTPEEFKV, via the coding sequence ATGAACATGTTTGTCCGTCTGGCCGCGCTCGCATTGACTGTCGCGCTGACCCCATCGGCCCACGCCGAAGACTGGCCCGCGCGCCCCATCACGCTGATTACCCCTTTCGCTCCGGCATCCACGCCAGACACCCTGGCGCGCGTGCTGGCCGAAGGGCTGGGCAAGCGGCTCGGCAAGGCCGTGGTCGTAAAGAACGAAGGCGGTGGCGCCGGCATGATCGGCACCAACACGGTCGCGAAGGCAGCGCCCGATGGCTACACGATCGGCGTCAGCGTGCCCGGGCCGCTCGTCAACAACCGCATGCTGTACAAGTCCATGCCGTATGACCCGGTGCGCGATCTGCTGCCCATCTCGGTCGCCGTCAACCAGACCAGCCTGCTCGTCGTGCGCAATGGACTGACCGCGCGCAACCTGTCCGAACTGGTTGCGGAGCTCAAGCGTCAGCCCGGCAAGTACAACTATGCGTCCATCGGCAACGGTTCGCTCTCGCACCTGACGATGGAACTGCTTGCCGCCCGCAGCGGCACCCGTATCGTGCACGTGCCATACCCCGGATCAAGCCAGGCCGTCATGGCCATGATCTCGAGCGACGTCGACATGGCGGTGCTGCCCGCGCTGGCCGTGCTGCCGCAAGTCAAGGCGGGCAAGCTGCGCGTGATCGGCGCCAGCACCGCCAAACGATCCGCCTTGCTGCCCGACATCCCGACGCTGAGCGAGCAAGGCATGTCCGACATCGACGCCGGCGCGTGGATGGGCATCGTGGCCCCGGCCGGCCTGCCCGCGCCGATCGCCAGGCGGCTGCATGACGAGATCGTTGCGGTACTCAACGATCCGGCCACGCGGACGTTGCTGGGTCAGCAGATGATGGATGTCGTGGCCAGCACGCCGGAAGAATTCAAGGTATAG